The genome window GTCCATAACCAATTGGCAATTTTATGACTTGTAATGTTAAAAATTGTTCATTGGTGATTCTAAACTACTTTTCTTCCTTCACAATTCCATAGGGCGTAAAATCCTTATTCTTGTCTTTTGTTGACTTTCTAATTGCTTTATTCTTGTCAATAGACTCTTGATTTTTGTAGCCACGAGCGTGATCTAAGTGAAGACAGATGGCGCTGTATCTTATTTGCTTAGACTTGATTCCATAATTAAATAAGCGCTCTCCTAGTTCACGATCTTGACCTCCGTATTGCATTCGTTCATCAAAACCGTTGATCGCTTTTAGGTCTTTTAACCAGCCACTGGAATTATGTCCATTCCAACTTGCATTTGTAGGAGTGAGATTCTCCATAATCTTTGCCGTTACAAACCCTGAAGTAAGCTTTTGATTTTTATAAGAAGCTGGTAATCCATTTTTTTTTAACCACTCTGCGTCAAAACTACGTTGAGTAGCAATATCTTCTTCTGTAATTTTCTCAGAGAGCTCTAAAGGTAATTTATAATAGCCCCCAGACAGGAAATGCCCTGGCTCACGGCGCTCATAATGTATTTGAAGAAAGTCTTCTCTTGCTATACAATCACCATCAGACATAACCACATACTCTGCATTACAGGCAGTAAGGGCTTTATTCAAGATCATACTCTTCTGAAAACCCTTATCCTCATGCCATACATGAATAATTTTCTTAGCGCTTTTCTCTATATAGTTCTTGATAAATTCCTTGGTTTCTTCATTAGAGCCATCATCTGCAATAATAATTTCAAACTGTCTAAAAATCTGGTGCTCATAACTCCACAAGGTTTTTTCTAACCAAGGAATAGAATTATAAGTACTTATTACAACTGATATGGATGGGTCTTTGATCATAGAACAATACTAGTAAATCATGTTTATACAAATTTAATGATATAAGCTGGGTAATTAAGATAACAAAGTTATTTTTGCCACGGTTTGATTTTTAACATGTAGATTCGTCACCATAATGTCAAAGTACCCCATCACAGCTATAATTCCTGCCTATAACGAAGCTCACAATATTGTTGAGGTTCTAAAAAGTGTAGATTTTTGCGACGAAGTTATATTAGTAGATAGTAATAGCACCGATAACACGGTAGCGCTAGCACAACCCTATTTTAATAAGTTACTCACCAGAGAATACATTCACAGCGCCTCCCAAAAAAACTGGGCAATTCCGCAAGCAACTAATGAATGGATACTATTGGTAGATGCAGACGAACGTGTCACACCAGCTTTAAAAGAGGAAATTATCAAACTCATTCCTAGCTTAGACACTAACGGTCATGTAGGTTACTGGATGGGAAGACGCAATTTCTTTATGGGTAAGCAAGTACGTTACAGCGGCTGGAAGAATGATAAAGTCATACGCCTTTTTTTAAAATCGAAATGCAAGTATGTAGATAAGCACGTGCATTCTGAAATTGAAGCAGACGGATCTGTAGGCTGGCTAGAAAACAAACTACTGCATTACAAATATGTAAACATGGATCATCACGTAAAAAAGCTACAGCGATATGCTAGTTTACAAGCACGTGATTTTGATAAAAAAGTAGGTAAAATCACTTTATTCCATGTCGTTGTAAAACCATTTTGGGGCTTTTTTAAACATTATATTATACAACTAGGTTTTCTAGACGGCTTTGTAGGATTTACTATTGCCTACTTAAGGAGTTATGGAATCTTTATGCGTTATGTAAAACTGTGGTTATTGCGCAGGGATATTGATTAACTAAGCAACTCTTCAATTTTATGTTCAGATAGCTGGTAATGTGAGCAAATTTGCTCCCATTGTACTCTGTTAAAATCCTGTCCTTTATTTACCTTCTTAAGCGCCACAAACTGGGTTCCCATAATAGGTACAGGCACTTCTGGCCTGTTGTTATTTTGTAGAGATAAGGTCCCATTTAAAACAGCCATAGCCTTGAACCACAAGTCGTCTGCCTTAGGAGCTAGCTTTGTGAAAAGAGCTACATCTTGAACATCTTGATGTAAACTACCCGAAGGATAGAGTACGCAAAAAGCGCCTACCGGCATATTGTGAGGCCCCTGCTCTGGTGGATCAACCACAAATCGCCATTTCCCGTAAGAAGTAATTTTACCATTTTCATAAGTCATTTGACGGCATCGATTGCCTATGACTTGAGTTGGAAACTTTAAATGCTCCTCATAAATAATTTGAAGCGTATCTGACTGATAAATAACATCGTCATCACACGTAATGATCGCTTTATCTGGAAATGCCTCCAGACTGTGAATTAATTTTCTATGAGAAAAACCATAAGGAGAATACCTGATCTGAAACAGCTCTCCCTGTAACTTTGAAAGCCTACTAGGGACCTGATTTTTCAAATCCTCCTGCAGCCATAGCACTATCAGTTCGGGCTGGTATTCTTGCTGCATCATGCTGCGTATGGTAATGTGCAGTGTTCTTAATCGAGTAGGAATAGAAGTCAATGAAACTATTACTGGAATCTTTTTAACAGGTGCAGCCCCTAATTTTGACATAGGGATCGCAAGCATTTTAAAACTTGCACTTATGGATTTAGGAATTTCAGACAACTTCATGATTTAAAAATACCCTTTAACTTCTTCTTCATGCGTTTCTTTTTATGAAAGGCTTCTTGAAATTCTTGTGTGTATTTCCACATGTTTTCGATTGTTTTTTGAGACTCTTCATTAGAAAGTCTTGCATATTCTGTCCCCATGATTGTATACATCCATTTTTTAGGAGAAAGACGTTCAAAGTTTTTCAATCGATCTTGATAAGGAATGTTATAAAACTTCATCCTGTTCAAATCTACTAGAGAAAAATGATACTGATCTCCATCCTTTTTTATCAAGGTATTTCCTGGAGAGTGATCCAAGAAATAAATTCCAGCTTCATGCATATCGTACATGAATTTTGAAAACTGTTTTAGAATATGCTCTTTGTCCTGTAGATTTTCATCATTAGTAATCTCTCTGTAAGTAAAATCATGATCTGCATAGGAGCTAACATAGTAACTTTTATGTAAACCTACACCACTCAATTTTTCCAAATATGCAACAGGAGAAGGAGTTCCTATTCCATGTTGCTCGAGATATTGCGCATTGTAATAAGAACGTGCTGCTTTTGATTTTCTAAAAAATCCATAAGCTATCTTGTTAATAAAATTAGGCGTTTTAAAGGATTTAACTACAAGTTTTTGATCTTCGTAGGTGACGATTTTGATCTTATTGCGATCATCTCCTAACTTCTCGGTAGATTCATGGAATAGATGGAGTATTTCTTGAAACCGCTTTCGCGAAAGCGTGCTACTTACAAATTTTTCTCTACTCATTTTAATTCCTATCATTTATAGCCTGCAAAGAAACGGAAAAACCAGCAAATGGACAGAATTACTTAATATTGCAGTATACCAATTTTATTTTTTTTCAAATGTCTATAACATGTTCCCTAGTAACTCCTACTTATAACTGGCCTGAAGCGCTAGAATTACTGCTATTGAGCGTTAAAAGACAAAGCGTATTGCCCGACGAAGTCATTATCGCAGACGACGGTTCTACCACAGAAACCCTGGAAATAATTAAAAAATATCAAAAAGATTTTCCGGTTCCTCTTATTCACGTCTGGCATAAAGATAACGGCAATCAAAAGCCTGCAATCATGAACAAAGCAATTGCAAAAGCACAATATGATTATATTCTAGAAATAGATGGTGATATAATTTTACACAAAGATTTTGTAAGAGATCATCTCTCTATGGCTGAAACAGACACTTACCTCTTCGGTAGTCGTGTAAATATCCAGCAAGATCATTTAGAAGAATTGTTTAAAAACAAACAAGTCCATTTTAATTATTTCTCTAAAGGAATAAAAAAACGCAATAGAACATTGCGCATACCTTTTATAGCAAACAGAGCCAAAAAAGAAACCAAAAGATCTAGTAAATTACGTGGATGCAATATGTCCTTTTGGCGGGCAGACTTTATAGCAGTAAACGGTTTTAATGAAGAATTAGTTGGATGGGGAATTGACGACAGCGAACTCATACAGCGTATGATAAACAATGGAGTATTAGGAAAGCGTATCAAACATAAAGGCATTGTTTACCACATTTACCATAAAGAACAGGACAAAAGCTTGGTTCATTTAAATCTTGAAATTGAGAAACAAATGGAAAGTTCTGGAGTCACTTATGCTCATAAAGGCGTGGATCAGTATTTATAATCTATTTTTCCTGAATAATCTGTTTGCAACGTAAAGATTGATCTATAGCACCGCCTTTCCATAAGGCCATAAACATTTGCCGCTTTTTTGAATTAAACGGACTGCTCAATGCATATTTAATAGTGAAGAAACAGTGCATAAACGCGCGTGCAAAACGACCGTGATGTTTTTGAGTTAAATATAAAAACGAGAGTTTTTGTTCCAATTTGACAAACACATTCTTTTCTGTTGATTTTCCTTGATAATGTATGTATTGCTGTGCAGGGTAATGATAAGTCTTCTCTTTAAGTTTTTTTAATATCCTTAGACATAAATCACTTTCTTCATAATATAAAAATAATGCACTATCAAAGCCACCTACTTTATCAAAAGAACTTGTTTTAACAAACATAAAACTGCCAGGTATAAATCCACAAGCAACAGGTTTAGCATACTCTTTTTTACGCTTCGGATATTTATTAGAGTTTATGAACTCCAAAAAATCTCTTTTCAACAACTGCCGCATAGGTGTGGCATGATGGTCTATAGAAGAGATTCTATCTCCGTTCTCGCTCATCATTTGTGGCCCACATACTCCAGCATCTGGAGTGGCATCCATGAATAATTTTAAGTCTAGAAGCGTATTTTCTTGAGTAAACAAGGTATCGTTATTGATAAATGCGTAGTACTTAGAAGGAGAAGCAAAATTAACTCCTAACATATTACCAGCACCAAAACCAGTATTGATCCTACTGCGATATATCTTTATGGCGCTAGAATTGAATTGCTCTAAAGAAGTCTTAAGCAGCTCATAGTCTTCATATGCTGAACCATTGTCCACTACTATTATTTCATAAACAACCGTATCACTTGTTTTTTCTAGCAAAGAACTAATCGCCGCTATAGTAAATGTGGCACTGTTATAATTGACATAAATGCAATTTACATCTAACATATGGTAGGTATTATTTGAGGATCAAAGTTAAGGGTTCAACTTCTATTTAAAAACAATAGTTTTAAGTTCGATATAAAAAGCCGCTAATACAACTAGAAAAGTTAATTTTGCAACTATGCGCAACAGTGATAGAAATAAAAACCGTCGAGCTCCTGTTAAGGGTAAGCCATCTAAAAAAAATATAGAACCTCAAGTAGATCTTCCACGTGAAGCCATCAACCTTGCTGTAACTGCTTTAAAAAAGGGTCAAACTCTTATCTACCCTACTGACACTATTTATGGATTGGGTTGTGACGCCACTAACTACGACGCCATTGAGAAGCTCTATGAGATTAAAGGACGTAGTAAATCAACGCCTCTTATTGTGCTGGTAGATAGTTTCCAGATGCTGGACTCTATTATAGAAGATGTTCCAGATATGGCTTGGGAAGTACTTAAAGTAAATAAGAAACCTCTTACTATCATTTACGATCGTCCTAAAAACGTTGCTGAAAATGTGATTGCAGAGGATGGTACTCTTGCGGTAAGGGTAACAAACGACCCTTTGTGCCGCTCTATGATTCATAAGTTAAGGAAACCTATAGTATCTACTAGTGCTAATTTGAGTAAACATAAACCTCCCGTACACTTTGCAGATATAGGTGAAGAACTGCTCAAAAGAGTAGATCACGTTATGGACATTCCTTTGGTCCAAAAAAACATCAAACCATCTTCTATCATGAAGATTTCCAGTAATGGAATTATAAAAATCATACGAGAGTAAGCATGGATCAAAAAACACATTATCCTGAAGCGATTCAAGAAAACGTTTTTAGAACCTTGAGTCAAGCAGCAGAAGAACTCGAACTACCAGCTTATGTCATAGGTGGATACGTCAGAGATTTTTTCTTAAAACGCGGTCAAAAAAAAGACATAGATGTAGTTGCGATAGGAAGCGGTATCTCCCTTGCTCGCAAAGTAGAAGAGCTTTTACCACACAGTACAAAAGTGTCTGTATTCAAGAATTTTGGTACTGCAATGGTGAAGACTGATGAGCTGGAACTGGAATTTGTAGGTGCTCGTAAAGAAAGTTACGATAGAGGCAGCCGCAAACCAGTAGTGGAAGATGGCTCCTTAGAAGACGATCAAAATCGTCGTGATTTTACCATCAATGCAATGGCTTTTTCCTTGAATAAAAATAGTTATGGAGCCTTACTCGATCCTTTTAACGGAATGGGTGATCTCGATAAAAAAATCATACGTACACCCCTCGATCCAGATATTACTTATAGCGATGATCCTTTGAGAATGCTACGCGCCATAAGATTTGCAGCACAACTCAACTTTAAAATAGAAGAAGGGTCCTTTGAAAGCATCAAACGCAATGCGCATAGACTGAAGATTATCTCTAACGAGCGCATCGTTACTGAACTTCATAAAATCATGATGTGTGACGAGCCTTCTTTTGGCTTTTTACTATTAGAAAAAACAGGATTGCTACAGTTGATCATGCCAGAATTAATTGCTTTAAAAGGGATTGAAGAAGTAGAAGGACAAAAGCATAAAGACAACTTCTATCACACCCTGGAAGTCGTAGACAATATCTCTCGCAATACAGAAGACCTATGGTTGCGCTGGTCAGCATTACTCCATGATATAGGAAAGGCACCAACTAAAAAATTCAGTAAAAAAGTAGGCTGGACCTTTCATGGACATGAATTCAAAGGTTCAAAAATGGTATACCATCTTTTCAAAAGGTTAAAGATGCCTTTAAATGATAAGATGAAATTTGTACAATTAATGGTGCGCATGTCCTCAAGGCCTATAGCAGTAATTGACGAGAGTGCTACAGACAGCGCTGTAAGAAGACTGGTTCATGATGCTGGAGAATACATAGAAGGTCTTATGACTTTGTGCGAAGCAGACATTACGACTAAGAATCCGCGTAGGTTCCAACAATACCACCATAACTTTAAACAAGTAAGAGATAAAATTGTACAAGTAGAAGAACGTGATCATGTACGTAATTTCCAGCCACCAGTGACCGGAGAGGAAATTATGAAAGCATTTGATTTAAAACCATGTAGAGAAATAGGACAAATCAAAATGGCTATTAAAGACTCCATTCTTGACGGAGTGATTCCTAACGAACACGATGCTGCCTATGAATTCATGATTAAAAAGGGAAAGAGTCTAGGGTTGACACCTGAGTAAAGAAGTCATTTTCTGATTTGTTTTTATTTATTATATTTAAGTGAAATAAAATGATCTTATTATGAGAAATTTAAAAGCTGCTTTGATATCTGTTTTTCTAGTTTTAAATTCATTTGTATTTGCACAACGACAAACAATTGATTCATTTCCGCTACAGGACGCATCTTGTGAGATTAACTTTAAACCTAGCACAACGGTGGCAGACTTAGAATCATTTGCCAAATGTTTTGTATATAGATCTCCAACAGTTACCGCACAATCTACCCTACAAAACAATCAGATAAATTTTAGTAAACTGCCGTTGCTTCTAACTAATCAAGAGTTCCCTACCATGCAAAACACGTATAGACAGTCCTTTTTAGTTTTTGGAGAATATGATAATTTTTTTGCAAATGCAAAAACAAATAACCTTGCTTTTTTTGAAGCAAATCGTAATACTGTGATGAGTGCTGGAAATGTGAACTATCCAGGGGTTCCCAATTTTTAATGCCTAAATATTTGTACAAGCATTATTGCATGAACAGGGGAAATATTTTAGGAGAGCGAGAGTCCCATCACTTAAAAATTAATTGAGTTTTAGACTTTAAACAAAAAACAAGTTTCAGCAATGTGACTCGTTTTTTGTTAAACCCATCTTCATAAGTTATCTTTAGTGCTATGAAAAAAATACTTTTGCTTTTTTTACTAGTCCTTATCAGCCGTATTTCTTGTGGACAAGAGTTAGACAATGACGAATTAAAAGGTTTTAATTTATTTTTAATGCCCGCCCCACAAATTAATGTGACCTTAAGTCTGGACAGCAATAATATCGTTAATCCTAATACAGGTTTTTCTATTACACCAGGTGCGCAAACCATAGATATGATGGCAGTTTATAAGGATATGAATTTATTACAACCTAAACCTTACACACCTAACTCGAACACAGATTTTGGGAGACTGCGCTTTAAAAGTGATAGCAAAGGCGCTAACTTATCTATTAATAATAACGATCGTTTTGCCAGAGAATTCCGATCCAGCAACCCAGCCTTTTTTGAGGCCAATAGAAATTCCGCACTTCAAAGAGCTTACAATCCGCTGTCGATTTATAATAATAATTGGTAACTGATCTGCTACCTCCCCCCTATCATTCTATATACTTTGATTTAGCTAGAATATTTCAAGGTGTTTTTAATAATTCCGCTTTCGTAACGCATCTAATGCAGCATAAACTTCTTTTTCGAAAATAAAAAAGAAAGTATAACCAACAACTATCTTTACACCACCTAATAATAAGACATGAAAAAGCAAGATATTCTTGACCGATTTATAAGTTACATAACCATAGATACCGAGTCTGACCCAAACAGTGATACCACTCCTAGCAGTGAAAAACAGTGGGAGCTTGCGCGTAAATTACATCAAGAGCTTTTAGACATGGGAATGAGTGATGTAAGCATTGATGAAAATGCCTATATCATGGCTACCTTGCCATCTAATGTTGATCATGAGACGCCTACCATAGGTTTTATATCTCATTTTGATAGTACACCAGACTATACTGGAAAAAATATCAAACCTCAGGTTATAGAAAATTATGATGGTGGCGACATTCCGCTTAAAGGTTCTGATCTCGTGCTTTCCCCAGATTATTTTGAAGATTTAAAACAATACAAAGGACAGACCCTAGTCACTACAGATGGAACTACCCTTCTTGCGGCAGATGATAAAGCCGGCATCACAGAAATCATGACGGCCATGAAGCATTTGATCGAAAATCCACAGATAAAGCATGGAACGCTTAAAGTAGGTTTTACTCCAGATGAAGAGATAGGACGTGGTGCGCATAAATTTGATGTGGAGAAATTTGGTGCTGATTGGGCATATACCATGGATGGAAGCCAAATAGGCGAATTGGAATATGAAAACTTTAATGCGGCTGGTGCTGTGGTAACTTTTTACGGTAAAATTGTGCATCCTGGCTATGCAAAAGGAAAAATGATCAACTCCATGTATGTGGCACAAGAGTTTATAGACTCACTTCCTAGAATGGAAACTCCTGAACATACAGAAGAATATCAAGGTTTCTTTCACTTGCACGATATGAAAGGTGCTGTAGAAAAAACAGAATTGCACTACATTATCAGAGATCACGATAAAGAACATTTTGAAGCTCGTAAAGAAATGATGCATAAACTCGTCAATGCTCTTAATGAACAGTACGATCGCAAGACAATAAGTATTGAAATAAAAGACCAATACTTTAATATGCGTGAAAAAATAGCTCCAGTAATGCATATTGTAGATATAGCAGAGCAGGCAATGAAAGATATAGGGATTGTTCCACTTATCAAACCCATACGTGGAGGCACCGATGGATCTCAACTGAGTTATATGGGTTTGCCATGTCCTAATATTTTTGCCGGAGGTCATAATTTCCACGGGCCTTATGAATATGTACCTGTAGAAAGTATGATAAAAGCGACCGAAGTGATTATACGTATTGCAGAACTCGTAGCTCAAGAAAAAGTATGAAAAGTTTACAACTAGAACAATCCTTCAGTGGTCATCAAAAAGTCATGTTAGGAGTAGGAGCCATTATATTTTGCATCAAATCATTTAATGTACTTACCAACATGGACTACGCCGCTGCAGCTTGGATAAATGCAGTGCCTTTTATGTTTATAAGCATTCTATTAATAGGACTTATCTTTTTACAAAACGGCTTTATAGCTTATGGAACGGACAAAGTAGCTCGTGCCTGGTTTTGGTATACACTTCCTATCTGGAGAAAAGAAATTGATCAAAAAAAGTATCCTATAATCGGCACATTAAAAATGGGTAAGAAGCAAAAGTTAGGTTTTACTCTTGCTGTAAATCCAGATCTTGCCGTTGACTATTCTTCCTATGATATTACTTCTTTAAGTTACAACCACACCATTAAAAACAGGCATGTAATTTTAAAACAAGAGCATCATGCAAAGAATGCCATTTTGTTTTTATTGAATTATAGTAATTTAAAAGAAGAGATGTACAGTCCTGATTTTAGTAGATAGGTAACTTTAAAAACATTTATAACATGCTGAATTTTTAATCCATAGTTATAACTCTTGAATAAACGAGATTTTTACAAAAAAATATTCTTAGAATTTGCGGAAAATAAATGATTATTTCACCCAACTATTTTATCTTTCTTGGATCTTAATTCAATAACAGATACTATGAATATTAAAAAAATCCTAATGGTCGCAACAGCTTTTTTGATGACCGCAGCGGCTCATGCGCAAGAAAAAGAGCCTGTTGAAGAAACTGATAGTCAGAAAAAGCTTACTCAGTTTAACAGTGAAAAACGACATGAAATAGGGCTAGACGTTTTTAGCGCGATTGTTTTTCCTGCTTTTAACCCAAGGTATGAATATGTATGGAGCAAACATTCTGGAGTTGGGATGGATATCAATATATATTTAAGTGACGCTGATAGTGGAATAGATGAGCTGGAAACCTTTAGTATCACTCCGTTTTACAGACAGTACTTTTTCTCTAAAGAAGATTATGGAGCGAAAGGCTTTTATGCCGAAGGATTTTTGAAATACTACCAATTTAAAGCGTCTAATACTATATTCATTGGAGGGAATAGCAGCCAGACTACTGAAAACTTTAGCGAGCTAGCAATGGGAATAGGTATAGGTTGGAAATGGGTTAGCGACAGTGGTTTCATGATCGACCTAGGTTTTGGTTTTGGAAGAAACTTAGGGATTTCAGATTATAACGAAGACGTGTATGGAGATCGACCTATTGCTGGAAGAGGTGGTGTCAACTTCGGATGGAGATTTTAATATACTAGAAAAGCGTAAGTGGAAAGCGAGCCAAAGGTTCGCTTTTTTTGCTTTATTTTAAGTTAAAAGGGATTTTAAAAACAGTACATCTAACCTTTGAAAAGCAAATAAGAATAGATAAAATTGTAGGTATTACAGACTAATATCTCATTGAAATAAAATATTTGTCTTTAAAATTTTAATTCCACTATGAAAACAGCTCATTTATTTACAACTTTTCTTGTCGATACAAAATCGGTTATAAAAAAAATGATTTTAACAACCTTGGCTTTTGTACATTAAGTTTAGGTATGGCGCAAGAAAAAAAACCTTCCGATTCACAAGAAAGAGTAGAAGAGTTTAATAGTGATAAGAGACACGAGATCGGTCTTAACGTCATAAATGCCATAGGTGGCCTAGGCATCAATCCACGGTATGAATATGTTCTAGGAAGACAGACTGGTGTAGGGGTTGATCTGAATATTAGTATATAGGAAAATGATAAGGATCAGGCACATGAAACTGTAGAAACCTTTAGTTTCACTCCTTACTACAGGCGATATTTCTTCTCCAAAGAAGATTATGG of Nonlabens sp. Ci31 contains these proteins:
- a CDS encoding glycosyltransferase family 2 protein produces the protein MIKDPSISVVISTYNSIPWLEKTLWSYEHQIFRQFEIIIADDGSNEETKEFIKNYIEKSAKKIIHVWHEDKGFQKSMILNKALTACNAEYVVMSDGDCIAREDFLQIHYERREPGHFLSGGYYKLPLELSEKITEEDIATQRSFDAEWLKKNGLPASYKNQKLTSGFVTAKIMENLTPTNASWNGHNSSGWLKDLKAINGFDERMQYGGQDRELGERLFNYGIKSKQIRYSAICLHLDHARGYKNQESIDKNKAIRKSTKDKNKDFTPYGIVKEEK
- a CDS encoding glycosyltransferase family 2 protein, with translation MSKYPITAIIPAYNEAHNIVEVLKSVDFCDEVILVDSNSTDNTVALAQPYFNKLLTREYIHSASQKNWAIPQATNEWILLVDADERVTPALKEEIIKLIPSLDTNGHVGYWMGRRNFFMGKQVRYSGWKNDKVIRLFLKSKCKYVDKHVHSEIEADGSVGWLENKLLHYKYVNMDHHVKKLQRYASLQARDFDKKVGKITLFHVVVKPFWGFFKHYIIQLGFLDGFVGFTIAYLRSYGIFMRYVKLWLLRRDID
- a CDS encoding glycosyl transferase — its product is MKLSEIPKSISASFKMLAIPMSKLGAAPVKKIPVIVSLTSIPTRLRTLHITIRSMMQQEYQPELIVLWLQEDLKNQVPSRLSKLQGELFQIRYSPYGFSHRKLIHSLEAFPDKAIITCDDDVIYQSDTLQIIYEEHLKFPTQVIGNRCRQMTYENGKITSYGKWRFVVDPPEQGPHNMPVGAFCVLYPSGSLHQDVQDVALFTKLAPKADDLWFKAMAVLNGTLSLQNNNRPEVPVPIMGTQFVALKKVNKGQDFNRVQWEQICSHYQLSEHKIEELLS
- a CDS encoding lipopolysaccharide kinase InaA family protein — protein: MSREKFVSSTLSRKRFQEILHLFHESTEKLGDDRNKIKIVTYEDQKLVVKSFKTPNFINKIAYGFFRKSKAARSYYNAQYLEQHGIGTPSPVAYLEKLSGVGLHKSYYVSSYADHDFTYREITNDENLQDKEHILKQFSKFMYDMHEAGIYFLDHSPGNTLIKKDGDQYHFSLVDLNRMKFYNIPYQDRLKNFERLSPKKWMYTIMGTEYARLSNEESQKTIENMWKYTQEFQEAFHKKKRMKKKLKGIFKS
- a CDS encoding glycosyltransferase family 2 protein, which gives rise to MSITCSLVTPTYNWPEALELLLLSVKRQSVLPDEVIIADDGSTTETLEIIKKYQKDFPVPLIHVWHKDNGNQKPAIMNKAIAKAQYDYILEIDGDIILHKDFVRDHLSMAETDTYLFGSRVNIQQDHLEELFKNKQVHFNYFSKGIKKRNRTLRIPFIANRAKKETKRSSKLRGCNMSFWRADFIAVNGFNEELVGWGIDDSELIQRMINNGVLGKRIKHKGIVYHIYHKEQDKSLVHLNLEIEKQMESSGVTYAHKGVDQYL
- a CDS encoding glycosyltransferase family 2 protein; its protein translation is MLDVNCIYVNYNSATFTIAAISSLLEKTSDTVVYEIIVVDNGSAYEDYELLKTSLEQFNSSAIKIYRSRINTGFGAGNMLGVNFASPSKYYAFINNDTLFTQENTLLDLKLFMDATPDAGVCGPQMMSENGDRISSIDHHATPMRQLLKRDFLEFINSNKYPKRKKEYAKPVACGFIPGSFMFVKTSSFDKVGGFDSALFLYYEESDLCLRILKKLKEKTYHYPAQQYIHYQGKSTEKNVFVKLEQKLSFLYLTQKHHGRFARAFMHCFFTIKYALSSPFNSKKRQMFMALWKGGAIDQSLRCKQIIQEK
- a CDS encoding L-threonylcarbamoyladenylate synthase; translation: MRNSDRNKNRRAPVKGKPSKKNIEPQVDLPREAINLAVTALKKGQTLIYPTDTIYGLGCDATNYDAIEKLYEIKGRSKSTPLIVLVDSFQMLDSIIEDVPDMAWEVLKVNKKPLTIIYDRPKNVAENVIAEDGTLAVRVTNDPLCRSMIHKLRKPIVSTSANLSKHKPPVHFADIGEELLKRVDHVMDIPLVQKNIKPSSIMKISSNGIIKIIRE
- a CDS encoding CCA tRNA nucleotidyltransferase → MDQKTHYPEAIQENVFRTLSQAAEELELPAYVIGGYVRDFFLKRGQKKDIDVVAIGSGISLARKVEELLPHSTKVSVFKNFGTAMVKTDELELEFVGARKESYDRGSRKPVVEDGSLEDDQNRRDFTINAMAFSLNKNSYGALLDPFNGMGDLDKKIIRTPLDPDITYSDDPLRMLRAIRFAAQLNFKIEEGSFESIKRNAHRLKIISNERIVTELHKIMMCDEPSFGFLLLEKTGLLQLIMPELIALKGIEEVEGQKHKDNFYHTLEVVDNISRNTEDLWLRWSALLHDIGKAPTKKFSKKVGWTFHGHEFKGSKMVYHLFKRLKMPLNDKMKFVQLMVRMSSRPIAVIDESATDSAVRRLVHDAGEYIEGLMTLCEADITTKNPRRFQQYHHNFKQVRDKIVQVEERDHVRNFQPPVTGEEIMKAFDLKPCREIGQIKMAIKDSILDGVIPNEHDAAYEFMIKKGKSLGLTPE
- the pepT gene encoding peptidase T; this translates as MKKQDILDRFISYITIDTESDPNSDTTPSSEKQWELARKLHQELLDMGMSDVSIDENAYIMATLPSNVDHETPTIGFISHFDSTPDYTGKNIKPQVIENYDGGDIPLKGSDLVLSPDYFEDLKQYKGQTLVTTDGTTLLAADDKAGITEIMTAMKHLIENPQIKHGTLKVGFTPDEEIGRGAHKFDVEKFGADWAYTMDGSQIGELEYENFNAAGAVVTFYGKIVHPGYAKGKMINSMYVAQEFIDSLPRMETPEHTEEYQGFFHLHDMKGAVEKTELHYIIRDHDKEHFEARKEMMHKLVNALNEQYDRKTISIEIKDQYFNMREKIAPVMHIVDIAEQAMKDIGIVPLIKPIRGGTDGSQLSYMGLPCPNIFAGGHNFHGPYEYVPVESMIKATEVIIRIAELVAQEKV